Proteins encoded by one window of Winogradskyella sp. PG-2:
- the hisB gene encoding bifunctional histidinol-phosphatase/imidazoleglycerol-phosphate dehydratase HisB, protein MKPVLFIDRDGTLIKEPADEQIDSFEKLEFYPKVFQYLSKIAQELNFEIVMITNQDGLGTKVYPEDTFWPVHNFVLKSFETEGVVFKEQFIDRTFAKDNAPTRKPNTGLLTKYFSETYDLVNSFVIGDRLTDVELAKNLGAKGIFINDNTNLGAEEVTVSNKELVEYIALETNDWEVIYRFLKTTERIGNIKRNTNETKIKIDINLDGTGKSTIDTGIAFFDHMLDQIARHGQIDLNIKVNGDLEVDEHHTIEDTAIALGEVFAKTLGNKLGIERYGFSLPMDDCLAQVAIDFGGRNWLVWEADFKREMIGKMPTEMFYHFFKSFTDGAKCNLNVKVEGDNEHHKIEAIFKAFAKAIKMAVKQDVEKMILPSTKGML, encoded by the coding sequence ATGAAGCCTGTATTATTTATAGACAGAGACGGAACTCTAATTAAAGAGCCAGCAGATGAGCAAATAGATTCATTTGAAAAATTAGAATTTTATCCAAAAGTGTTTCAATATTTAAGTAAGATAGCTCAAGAGTTGAATTTTGAAATCGTAATGATTACTAATCAAGATGGATTAGGTACTAAGGTATATCCAGAAGATACTTTTTGGCCAGTTCATAATTTTGTTTTAAAATCTTTTGAAACTGAAGGAGTTGTATTTAAAGAACAATTCATTGATAGGACATTTGCAAAAGATAATGCACCAACGCGCAAACCCAATACAGGCTTGTTAACAAAGTATTTTTCTGAAACTTACGATTTAGTAAATTCTTTTGTCATAGGAGATCGCTTAACTGATGTTGAATTAGCCAAAAATTTAGGAGCAAAAGGTATTTTTATTAATGATAATACAAATCTTGGAGCTGAGGAAGTAACAGTTAGCAATAAAGAGTTGGTGGAATATATTGCTTTAGAAACTAATGATTGGGAAGTAATTTATAGGTTTTTAAAAACCACAGAACGTATTGGTAATATAAAACGCAATACAAATGAAACTAAGATTAAAATAGATATTAATCTCGATGGAACAGGAAAAAGTACAATAGATACAGGTATTGCTTTTTTCGACCATATGTTAGATCAAATTGCTCGTCATGGCCAAATAGATCTGAATATTAAAGTTAATGGAGATTTAGAAGTAGATGAGCATCATACAATCGAAGACACAGCCATTGCTTTAGGTGAAGTCTTTGCTAAAACTTTGGGGAATAAATTGGGTATTGAACGCTATGGGTTTTCATTACCAATGGATGACTGTTTAGCGCAAGTAGCTATTGACTTTGGTGGTAGAAACTGGTTAGTTTGGGAAGCAGATTTTAAGCGCGAAATGATAGGTAAAATGCCTACAGAAATGTTTTATCATTTCTTTAAATCATTTACTGATGGTGCAAAATGTAATTTAAATGTAAAAGTAGAAGGTGATAACGAACATCATAAAATTGAAGCCATATTTAAAGCCTTTGCAAAAGCAATAAAAATGGCTGTAAAACAAGATGTGGAAAAAATGATTTTGCCATCAACAAAAGGTATGCTTTAA
- a CDS encoding prohibitin family protein: MEKLPKIGLPILFGVVVIVILITKSLVTIGPGEGGVLFEPLGDGINTERTYGEGFHIVAPWNNMIVQKVRQQSISDNMNVLSVNGLDITVSGTIWFEPEYKNLGKLIKTKGEDYIRELLSPAINAAAKSVVGRYTPEQLYSSKRDIIELEILEQVRVELEGQFVNVKRVLVENVKLPTTIKDAIERKLKQEQESLEYEFRLVTAKKEAEKVIIEAQGKADANRILSASLTDKILQDKGIEATVKLSESSNSKVIVIGSGDSGMPIILGNQ, encoded by the coding sequence ATGGAAAAATTACCAAAAATTGGATTACCGATTCTTTTTGGAGTAGTAGTAATTGTAATATTAATAACTAAATCCTTAGTGACTATAGGTCCAGGTGAAGGTGGAGTATTGTTTGAACCATTAGGTGATGGTATTAATACAGAACGTACTTATGGGGAAGGTTTTCATATTGTAGCACCTTGGAATAATATGATCGTTCAGAAAGTAAGACAGCAATCGATATCTGATAATATGAATGTACTTTCGGTTAATGGGTTAGATATTACTGTAAGTGGTACGATTTGGTTTGAGCCAGAATACAAAAACTTAGGTAAATTAATAAAAACTAAAGGCGAGGATTATATTAGAGAATTGTTAAGCCCAGCAATTAATGCGGCTGCAAAAAGTGTAGTAGGTCGTTATACTCCAGAACAATTATACTCTAGTAAAAGAGATATTATAGAATTAGAAATTTTAGAACAAGTTAGAGTAGAATTAGAAGGGCAGTTTGTTAATGTAAAACGTGTTTTAGTTGAAAACGTAAAGTTACCAACGACTATAAAGGACGCGATTGAGCGTAAGTTAAAACAAGAGCAAGAGTCATTAGAGTATGAATTTAGATTAGTAACAGCAAAAAAAGAAGCTGAAAAAGTTATTATTGAAGCTCAAGGTAAGGCAGACGCAAACCGCATATTAAGCGCCTCTTTAACAGATAAGATTTTGCAAGATAAAGGTATTGAAGCGACTGTAAAGTTGTCCGAATCATCAAATAGTAAGGTAATAGTTATTGGTTCGGGTGATAGTGGAATGCCAATCATTTTAGGAAACCAATAA
- the efp gene encoding elongation factor P yields MASTSDIRNGLCIKFNHDIYKIIEFLHVKPGKGPAFVRTKLKSVTTGKVIDNTFSAGHKIEDVRVETHKFQFLYHDGEFYHFMNTEDYSQIRLLEAALDNPGLMKEGQVVTILINTEDDMPLSVDMPATVILEVTATEPGVKGNTATNATKPATVETGATVNVPLFINEGDKIKVETEKGTYKERIKE; encoded by the coding sequence ATGGCAAGTACATCAGATATAAGAAACGGATTATGCATTAAGTTTAATCATGATATATATAAAATAATAGAATTTCTTCATGTTAAGCCTGGTAAAGGACCTGCATTTGTTAGAACAAAATTAAAAAGTGTAACTACAGGAAAAGTAATTGATAATACGTTTTCTGCCGGTCATAAAATTGAGGATGTACGTGTAGAGACTCACAAGTTCCAGTTTTTATATCATGATGGTGAGTTTTACCACTTTATGAATACTGAAGACTACTCTCAAATTCGTTTATTAGAAGCAGCTTTAGATAATCCTGGTTTAATGAAGGAAGGGCAAGTTGTAACTATTTTAATAAATACAGAAGACGATATGCCGCTTTCTGTAGACATGCCAGCAACTGTAATTTTAGAAGTAACAGCTACAGAGCCAGGTGTTAAAGGTAATACAGCTACTAATGCAACTAAACCAGCGACCGTTGAAACTGGTGCAACAGTTAATGTACCTTTGTTTATTAATGAAGGCGATAAAATTAAAGTTGAAACTGAAAAGGGTACATATAAAGAACGTATCAAAGAATAA
- the hisG gene encoding ATP phosphoribosyltransferase translates to MNKIKIAVQKSGRLHDDSMKILKEIGISVDNGKDQLKASARNFPLELFYLRNGDIPQYLRDGVVDAAIIGENVLIEKGSDLPIIERLGFSKCKVSIAVPKSSEAKSLNDLADKRIATSYPNTVNQFLEKAGIEANLHIITGSVEIAPNIGLADAICDIVSSGSTLFKNGLKEIEVLLKSEAVLATSPKISEANQELINKLQFRLRSVLRGRESKYILLNAPNDKLEAITKILPGMNSPTIMPLAKEGWSSVHSVLNKNDFWNMIDELKINGAEGILVCPIENMVL, encoded by the coding sequence ATGAATAAAATTAAAATTGCAGTACAAAAATCGGGTCGTCTTCATGATGATTCAATGAAAATTTTAAAAGAAATTGGTATTTCTGTAGATAATGGAAAGGATCAATTAAAGGCTTCTGCTCGCAACTTTCCTTTAGAGTTATTCTATTTAAGAAATGGTGACATCCCTCAGTATTTAAGAGATGGAGTAGTAGATGCTGCCATAATTGGAGAAAATGTATTAATTGAAAAAGGAAGTGATTTACCTATTATAGAACGCTTAGGTTTTTCAAAATGTAAAGTATCTATAGCAGTTCCTAAATCTTCAGAAGCAAAGTCGCTAAATGATTTAGCTGATAAACGAATTGCGACATCATATCCAAATACTGTAAACCAATTTCTTGAAAAAGCTGGAATAGAAGCTAACCTACATATTATTACTGGTTCTGTAGAGATTGCACCTAATATTGGCTTGGCAGACGCGATTTGCGATATTGTTTCTAGTGGAAGCACATTGTTTAAAAATGGACTAAAAGAGATAGAAGTGCTCTTAAAATCGGAAGCAGTTTTAGCAACATCACCAAAGATTTCTGAGGCAAATCAAGAGTTAATAAATAAGCTTCAATTTAGATTGCGTTCTGTATTACGTGGTAGAGAGAGTAAATATATTTTGCTCAATGCACCAAATGATAAATTAGAAGCGATTACTAAGATTCTTCCAGGAATGAATAGTCCAACAATTATGCCTTTAGCTAAAGAGGGCTGGAGTTCTGTACATTCTGTTTTAAATAAAAATGATTTCTGGAATATGATAGATGAGTTAAAAATTAATGGAGCCGAAGGAATTTTGGTATGCCCTATAGAAAATATGGTATTATAA
- a CDS encoding UDP-3-O-(3-hydroxymyristoyl)glucosamine N-acyltransferase — MKFPKPHTLKQIAGLIDCKFVGSDDFEILGMNEIHVVEPGDIVFVDHPKYYDKALGSAATIVLINKEVDCPEGKALLISDDPFRDFNKLTEHFKPFNASSSSIAADAIIGEGTIIQPNCFIGNNVTIGINCIIHSNVGIYDDAIIGDNVTIHAGTILGASAFYYKNRPEGYDQLKSGGRVIIENNVDIGALCTIDRGVTGDTTIGEGSKLDNQIQIGHDTVIGKKCLIASQTGIAGCVVVEDNVTIWGQVGVKSGITISEGTVLYAQSGLGHTTEEGKTYFGSPAIEARTFFKERAYVKKIPEILQKLKKL; from the coding sequence TTGAAATTTCCAAAGCCACATACTCTAAAGCAAATTGCAGGTCTCATAGATTGTAAATTTGTAGGTTCAGATGATTTTGAAATATTGGGAATGAACGAAATTCACGTTGTTGAACCAGGTGATATCGTATTTGTAGATCATCCAAAATATTATGACAAAGCTTTAGGATCTGCTGCAACTATTGTTTTAATAAATAAGGAAGTAGATTGTCCTGAGGGTAAAGCTTTATTGATTTCAGACGATCCATTTAGAGATTTCAATAAGCTTACAGAACATTTTAAACCATTTAATGCTTCAAGTTCTTCGATTGCAGCAGATGCAATAATTGGTGAAGGAACAATTATTCAGCCTAATTGCTTTATTGGTAACAATGTTACTATAGGTATAAACTGCATTATACATTCTAATGTTGGCATTTACGATGACGCTATTATAGGTGATAATGTGACTATTCATGCAGGAACCATTTTAGGCGCCAGTGCATTTTATTATAAAAATAGACCTGAAGGTTATGATCAATTAAAGTCTGGGGGTCGTGTAATTATTGAAAATAATGTAGATATTGGAGCGCTCTGTACAATTGATAGAGGAGTTACAGGTGATACGACTATTGGTGAAGGTTCTAAATTAGATAATCAAATACAAATTGGTCACGATACAGTAATAGGAAAAAAATGCTTAATAGCATCTCAAACAGGAATAGCTGGTTGTGTCGTTGTTGAAGACAATGTTACCATTTGGGGACAAGTTGGTGTTAAAAGTGGAATTACGATATCAGAAGGAACAGTACTTTATGCGCAATCTGGACTAGGTCATACTACTGAAGAGGGGAAAACTTATTTTGGTTCACCTGCTATTGAAGCAAGAACATTCTTTAAAGAACGTGCTTATGTTAAAAAGATTCCTGAAATACTTCAAAAATTAAAAAAACTATAA
- the fabG gene encoding 3-oxoacyl-[acyl-carrier-protein] reductase, which translates to MKLLEGKTAIITGASRGIGKGIAEVFAQHGANVAFTYSSSVDAAKALEEDLNSLGVKAVGYQSNAASYDEAQKLAEDVLAEFGSIDVLINNAGITKDNLLMRMAEEDFDKVIEVNLKSVFNMTKAVQRTMLKQRKGSIVNMSSVVGVKGNAGQTNYAASKAGIIGFSKSVALELGSRNIRSNVIAPGFIETEMTAKLDEDTVKGWRAAIPLKRGGSPEDIANACVFLASDLSAYVTGQTLNVDGGMLT; encoded by the coding sequence ATGAAATTATTAGAAGGAAAAACAGCAATCATTACTGGCGCAAGTCGTGGTATTGGAAAGGGAATCGCAGAAGTTTTTGCTCAACACGGAGCTAATGTAGCGTTTACTTATAGCTCTTCTGTAGATGCCGCAAAAGCATTAGAAGAGGATTTGAATTCTCTAGGAGTAAAAGCAGTTGGCTACCAAAGTAATGCTGCTAGTTATGACGAAGCGCAAAAATTAGCTGAAGACGTATTAGCCGAATTTGGTTCTATAGATGTTCTTATTAATAATGCTGGAATTACAAAAGACAACCTTTTAATGCGAATGGCAGAAGAAGATTTTGACAAAGTGATCGAAGTGAACTTAAAATCTGTCTTTAACATGACAAAAGCTGTACAGCGTACTATGCTAAAACAACGCAAAGGGTCTATTGTTAATATGAGTTCTGTTGTTGGTGTAAAGGGTAATGCGGGTCAAACAAATTATGCAGCATCAAAGGCTGGAATTATTGGTTTTTCTAAATCTGTCGCTTTAGAATTAGGATCTCGTAATATTAGAAGTAATGTCATTGCGCCTGGTTTTATAGAAACTGAGATGACAGCAAAATTAGATGAAGATACTGTTAAAGGATGGAGAGCTGCAATTCCACTGAAAAGAGGTGGTTCTCCAGAGGATATTGCAAATGCATGTGTATTCTTAGCAAGTGATTTAAGTGCTTATGTTACAGGTCAGACCTTAAATGTAGATGGTGGCATGTTGACTTAA
- the sucD gene encoding succinate--CoA ligase subunit alpha, translated as MSVLVNKNSNIIVQGFTGSEGTFHAGQMIEYGTNVVGGVTPGKGGQTHLDRPVFNTVSEAVEKVGADTTIIFVPPAFAADAIMEAADAGIKVIITITEGIPVGDMIKAANYIKDRDCRLVGPNCPGVITPGEAKVGIMPGFVFKSGKVGIVSKSGTLTYEAADQVVKRGLGITTAIGIGGDPIIGTTTKEAVELLINDPETEAVVMIGEIGGQLEADAANWYKASGSKKPVVGFIAGETAPAGRTMGHAGAIVGGSDDTAQAKKKIMRACGIHVVDSPAEIGKKVAEVLG; from the coding sequence ATGAGCGTTTTAGTTAATAAGAATTCTAATATCATTGTGCAAGGTTTTACAGGTAGTGAAGGAACTTTCCATGCTGGTCAAATGATTGAATATGGAACAAATGTTGTAGGTGGTGTAACTCCTGGTAAAGGTGGTCAGACACATCTAGATAGACCAGTTTTTAATACAGTTTCTGAAGCTGTTGAAAAAGTAGGAGCTGATACTACTATCATTTTTGTGCCACCCGCTTTCGCTGCAGATGCAATCATGGAAGCTGCAGATGCAGGTATTAAAGTGATTATTACTATTACAGAAGGAATTCCTGTAGGTGATATGATTAAAGCTGCGAATTATATTAAAGATAGAGATTGTAGATTAGTTGGACCTAACTGTCCAGGTGTAATTACTCCAGGTGAAGCTAAAGTTGGTATTATGCCAGGCTTTGTTTTTAAATCTGGTAAAGTAGGTATCGTTTCAAAATCAGGAACTTTAACTTACGAAGCTGCTGATCAAGTTGTAAAACGAGGTTTAGGAATTACTACTGCAATTGGTATTGGGGGTGATCCAATTATTGGTACAACAACTAAAGAAGCTGTTGAATTATTAATTAACGACCCAGAAACTGAAGCAGTAGTTATGATAGGTGAAATTGGCGGTCAGTTAGAAGCTGATGCTGCAAATTGGTACAAAGCAAGTGGAAGTAAAAAGCCTGTTGTTGGTTTTATCGCTGGTGAAACTGCTCCTGCAGGACGTACAATGGGGCATGCTGGTGCTATAGTTGGTGGTAGTGATGATACTGCACAAGCTAAAAAGAAAATTATGAGAGCATGTGGAATCCATGTTGTTGATTCTCCTGCGGAAATAGGAAAGAAAGTAGCCGAAGTTTTAGGCTAA
- the hisD gene encoding histidinol dehydrogenase, translating to MKIIENPKQDDWLELLKRPTQTVDDIESIVNDIFNDVMIQGDEAIASYTSKFDNVAIESIEVPFDDIMAAESKLSAELIEAIKLAKSNIYKFHAAQKTDKLSVETAEGVICWQEKRAIDKVGLYIPGGTAPLFSTILMLAVPAKIVGCSELILCTPPNKEGQVADEILYTAHLCGIRKIFRVGGIQAIAGLTFGTESIPQVYKIFGPGNQFVTVAKQLATKYGVAIDMPAGPSELMVVADESANASYVASDLLSQAEHGVDSQVILITNSKVLLGEVNQEISNQITELPRKAIAEKAIANSKLIYLDDMHSMLSIINVYAPEHLILAVKDKDFFTYNIRNAGSVFIGNYTPESAGDYASGTNHTLPTNGFAKAYSGVNLDSFQKSITFQEISKEGIQNIGNAIELMAEAEGLQAHKNAVTLRLKDLES from the coding sequence ATGAAAATAATTGAAAACCCAAAACAAGACGATTGGTTAGAACTTTTAAAAAGGCCAACGCAGACCGTTGATGATATTGAGTCTATAGTTAATGATATTTTTAATGATGTCATGATACAAGGAGATGAGGCTATAGCCAGTTACACCTCAAAGTTTGATAATGTTGCTATTGAGTCCATCGAAGTACCATTTGATGATATTATGGCGGCAGAATCTAAATTGTCTGCAGAATTAATTGAAGCCATTAAATTGGCCAAATCAAATATTTACAAGTTCCATGCTGCACAAAAAACTGATAAATTATCTGTTGAGACTGCAGAAGGTGTAATATGTTGGCAAGAAAAACGCGCCATAGATAAAGTTGGTTTATATATTCCTGGTGGAACTGCTCCTTTGTTTTCTACAATTTTGATGTTAGCTGTTCCAGCAAAAATTGTAGGATGTAGTGAATTAATATTATGCACGCCACCTAACAAAGAAGGTCAAGTAGCTGATGAGATTTTATATACGGCACATTTATGTGGAATAAGAAAAATATTTAGAGTAGGTGGCATACAAGCTATTGCTGGCTTAACATTCGGTACAGAATCAATTCCTCAAGTTTATAAAATTTTTGGTCCCGGAAATCAATTTGTTACTGTAGCTAAGCAACTTGCTACTAAATATGGAGTAGCAATAGATATGCCAGCAGGTCCAAGCGAATTAATGGTCGTTGCAGACGAAAGTGCAAATGCAAGTTATGTAGCTTCAGATTTATTAAGTCAAGCAGAGCATGGTGTTGATAGCCAAGTTATTCTGATTACTAATTCTAAGGTGTTATTAGGTGAAGTTAACCAAGAAATCAGTAATCAAATTACAGAATTACCACGTAAAGCGATTGCTGAAAAGGCTATAGCGAATTCAAAATTAATTTACCTTGATGATATGCACTCTATGCTTAGTATTATAAATGTGTATGCCCCTGAACATTTAATTCTAGCAGTTAAAGACAAAGACTTTTTTACATATAATATAAGAAATGCGGGTTCTGTATTCATTGGTAATTATACGCCAGAAAGTGCAGGTGATTATGCTTCTGGCACCAATCACACTTTACCAACTAATGGGTTTGCAAAAGCGTATTCTGGAGTAAATTTAGATAGCTTTCAAAAGAGTATAACCTTTCAAGAAATTTCAAAGGAAGGGATTCAGAATATTGGTAATGCTATAGAATTAATGGCAGAAGCAGAAGGGCTTCAAGCTCACAAAAATGCTGTAACACTACGTTTAAAAGATTTAGAGTCATGA
- the hisC gene encoding histidinol-phosphate transaminase: MNIENLLRDNIKTIKAYSSARDEYKDATANMVFIDANENPFQTSVNRYPDPKQSKVKERITKIKNVSKSQILLGNGSDEVLDLVFRAFCEPNQDNVITLPPTYGMYSVLADLNAIEIKSVQLDKSFEPKVSEILSTQNEDSKLLFICSPNNPTANSFNADKVEELIKGFNGIVVIDEAYIDFSNHESWLSRLNDFPNLIVTQTLSKAYGLAGIRLGICFASEYIISVLNKIKPPYNVNQLTQDKALERLNSIDDVNQEINMVLKERHQLSSELSNISFVETIFPSDANFVLAKVDDANKRYTQLIEKGIVVRNRTTQPLCENCLRFTVGTEEENKTLIKILNQL, encoded by the coding sequence ATGAATATAGAGAATCTTTTACGTGATAATATAAAAACGATAAAGGCATATTCTTCTGCACGCGATGAATACAAAGATGCAACTGCTAACATGGTATTCATAGATGCTAATGAAAATCCTTTCCAAACAAGCGTTAATCGTTATCCAGATCCAAAGCAATCAAAAGTTAAGGAGAGAATTACAAAAATTAAAAATGTATCTAAATCTCAGATTTTATTGGGTAATGGAAGTGATGAAGTATTAGATTTAGTATTCAGGGCGTTCTGCGAACCTAATCAAGATAATGTTATCACCTTGCCACCAACATATGGCATGTATAGTGTTTTGGCAGATTTAAATGCAATTGAAATTAAATCAGTTCAGTTAGATAAAAGCTTTGAACCAAAAGTGTCAGAAATTTTATCTACTCAAAATGAAGATTCTAAGCTATTGTTTATATGCTCACCTAATAATCCAACGGCTAATAGTTTTAATGCAGATAAAGTTGAAGAATTAATTAAGGGGTTTAATGGAATTGTAGTGATAGACGAGGCTTACATTGATTTTTCAAATCACGAGAGTTGGTTAAGTCGTTTAAATGATTTTCCAAATCTTATAGTCACACAAACCTTATCTAAGGCTTACGGATTAGCAGGCATTAGACTAGGAATTTGTTTTGCTTCAGAATATATTATTTCGGTTTTAAATAAAATAAAGCCACCATATAATGTAAATCAATTAACTCAAGATAAAGCGCTAGAGCGCTTAAATAGTATTGATGACGTAAATCAAGAGATTAATATGGTTTTAAAAGAACGTCATCAACTTAGTTCAGAGCTTTCAAATATTTCATTTGTGGAAACCATATTTCCTTCTGATGCTAATTTTGTTTTGGCTAAAGTAGATGATGCAAATAAACGTTATACACAATTGATAGAAAAAGGCATTGTCGTTAGGAACAGAACGACACAACCATTATGTGAAAATTGTTTGAGGTTTACTGTAGGAACTGAAGAAGAAAATAAAACATTAATTAAGATATTAAACCAATTATAA
- the lpxA gene encoding acyl-ACP--UDP-N-acetylglucosamine O-acyltransferase translates to MNQPLAYVHPGAKIAKNVVIEPFTTIHNNVKIGEGTWIGSNVTIMEGARIGKNCNIFPGAVISAVPQDLKYNDEDTTVVIGNNVTIRECVTINRGTTDKMKTVIGDNCLIMAYCHIAHDCIVGNNCIFSNNSTLAGHITVGDYVVLAGMTAVHQFCSIGNHAFVTGGSLVRKDVPPFVKAAREPLSYVGINSVGLRRRGYTSEKIREIQGIYRILYQKNYNNTQASDLIEAEMEATPERDEILQFIKNSHRGIMKGYFKSN, encoded by the coding sequence ATGAATCAACCTTTAGCTTACGTACATCCTGGAGCAAAAATTGCTAAGAATGTAGTTATTGAACCTTTTACAACGATTCATAATAATGTGAAGATTGGAGAAGGGACTTGGATTGGAAGTAATGTTACTATTATGGAAGGTGCGCGCATTGGGAAGAATTGTAATATTTTTCCAGGCGCAGTAATTTCCGCTGTTCCACAAGATTTAAAATATAATGATGAAGATACAACTGTAGTGATTGGTAACAATGTAACGATAAGGGAATGTGTAACTATAAATCGTGGAACTACAGATAAAATGAAAACTGTAATTGGTGATAATTGCTTAATTATGGCTTATTGTCATATCGCACACGATTGTATAGTTGGTAATAATTGTATTTTTTCAAATAATAGTACATTAGCTGGTCATATCACAGTTGGTGATTATGTGGTTTTAGCAGGTATGACTGCAGTTCATCAGTTTTGTTCTATTGGGAACCATGCTTTTGTAACTGGTGGTTCTTTGGTTCGTAAAGATGTACCACCTTTTGTAAAAGCAGCACGTGAACCTTTATCTTATGTAGGAATTAATTCAGTTGGCTTAAGAAGAAGAGGATATACTTCTGAAAAAATTAGAGAGATTCAAGGAATTTATAGAATACTGTATCAAAAGAATTATAATAACACTCAAGCTTCAGATTTAATTGAAGCAGAAATGGAAGCTACTCCAGAACGTGATGAAATTCTACAGTTTATTAAGAATTCTCATCGAGGAATAATGAAAGGCTACTTTAAATCAAATTAA
- a CDS encoding nuclear transport factor 2 family protein: protein MSAKELVKAFYDSDLANDSFVVPTFFHQDCELHWSSSNGFSLLKYDDIVSFFEGTRKSYDNLRFEFTHLIEVDDSVITRHTLFVNTIENPDSEIVLARFSTIWEVKDNKLFRGYEISQFADETHTKAKDSYAERKL, encoded by the coding sequence ATGTCAGCAAAAGAATTAGTCAAAGCTTTCTACGATTCAGATTTAGCGAATGACTCTTTTGTAGTTCCAACTTTTTTTCACCAAGATTGTGAATTACATTGGAGTAGTAGTAATGGATTTTCTCTATTAAAATATGATGATATCGTAAGTTTTTTCGAAGGGACTCGAAAATCTTATGACAATCTTCGATTTGAGTTTACGCATCTTATAGAAGTTGATGACTCCGTTATTACGCGACATACATTATTTGTAAATACAATTGAAAACCCTGATTCTGAAATAGTGTTAGCTCGTTTTTCTACCATTTGGGAAGTAAAAGACAATAAGCTTTTTCGAGGTTATGAAATTAGTCAATTTGCTGATGAGACGCATACTAAAGCTAAGGATTCTTATGCTGAAAGAAAATTATAA